The proteins below are encoded in one region of Helianthus annuus cultivar XRQ/B chromosome 2, HanXRQr2.0-SUNRISE, whole genome shotgun sequence:
- the LOC110910112 gene encoding palmitoyl-monogalactosyldiacylglycerol delta-7 desaturase, chloroplastic, translated as MVNLITVSQGVNDTEYGKIVFSNVMVTRKRNLFMNRTWRILDVRMALGILAVHLLALFAPFTFTWGAFWASFTTYVLCGIFGITLSYHRNLAHHSLKLPKWLEYTFAYFGVLALQRDPIYWVSMHRYHHQYVDSEKDPHSPIFGFWFSHMGWLFDSGYILEKYQERKNVEDLKSQAFYRFIHRTYLLHPFAFISLVYLFGGFTYLVWVVGVATTWGYHVTFLVNSACHIWGNQAWNTNDLSKNNGLVALITFGEGWHNNHHAFEYSARHGLEWWQIDFCWYMIRFLEAIGLATNVKLPSEDHKRKKSFTSRNKFK; from the exons ATGGTAAATTTGATCACAGTTTCCCAAGGTGTAAATGACACCGAATATGGCAAAATAGTGTTCTCTAATGTGATGGTTACAAGGAAGAGAAACCTCTTCATGAACCGTACATGGAGGATTCTTGATGTTAGAATGGCTCTAGGGATACTAGCTGTTCATTTGCTTGCCCTTTTTGCGCCATTTACGTTTACATGGGGTGCGTTCTGGGCCAGCTTTACCACCTACGTTTTGTGTGGAATTTTTGGTATAACTCTTTCGTATCACCGTAACCTAGCACATCACAGTCTCAAGCTGCCCAAGTGGCTTGAGTACACCTTCGCTTATTTTGGAGTCCTAGCTTTGCAG CGGGATCCCATATATTGGGTGAGCATGCATAGGTATCACCATCAGTATGTTGATTCTGAGAAAGATCCACACTCTCCTATTTTCGGATTTTGGTTTAGTCATATGGGTTGGCTCTTTGATAGCGGCTACATTCTTGAAAAG TATCAAGAGCGTAAAAATGTGGAGGATTTAAAGAGTCAAGCATTCTACAGATTCATCCATAGGACCTATCTATTGCATCCATTTGCATTTATTTCCCTCGTTTATCTTTTTGGTGGATTTACCTACCTCGTTTGGGTCGTG GGGGTTGCAACAACATGGGGATATCACGTGACTTTTCTAGTGAATTCAGCTTGTCATATATGGGGAAATCAAGCTTGGAACACTAATGATCTCTCAAAGAATAACGG GTTGGTAGCGCTGATTACTTTTGGTGAAGGGTGGCATAATAATCACCATGCATTTGAATATTCAGCTCGACATGGATTAGAATGGTGGCAAATTGACTTTTGTTGGTATATGATAAGGTTTCTTGAAGCAATAGGGTTAGCCACAAATGTCAAATTACCATCTGAGGATCACAAACGTAAGAAGTCGTTCACTTCTCGTAACAAGTTCAAGTGA